The Nitrospirota bacterium genome contains a region encoding:
- a CDS encoding glycosyltransferase: MFNQYVGISPKSDLLLLQILGEKLHNKSFLHINSTREGGGVAEILQRMIPILGELGIQARWEVIEGDAKFFDITKKIHNALQGNQENVTEEMWEYHLEVNRKNAENLNLDADAVLIHDPQPSALIEFRKSGRWIWRCHIDVSNPQKDVCDYLARYCEKYESAIFSVAKFARALPIDEFIVSPSIDPISDKNRELTDNEINETLKKFTIPSDRPIILQVSRFDRFKDPTGVIKAYRIIKKYNDCILILAGSPATDDPEGEAVLAEVREYAANDPDIFILLLPPFSDKDINALQRKATVVIQKSLKEGFGLTVSEAMWKGKPVIGGAVGGIPLQIVHGVTGFLVHSVEGAAFRIRQLMNNPEMARRMGEKGKEYVRNNFLITRQIREYLSLWYYLEHKGESVIEL; encoded by the coding sequence TTGTTTAACCAGTATGTAGGCATATCACCGAAAAGCGATCTGCTGCTCCTTCAGATACTGGGCGAAAAGCTCCATAATAAGTCGTTCCTGCATATCAATTCCACCCGTGAAGGAGGAGGGGTTGCCGAAATACTGCAGAGAATGATCCCGATCCTCGGTGAACTCGGCATTCAGGCCAGATGGGAAGTTATCGAGGGAGATGCAAAGTTTTTCGATATTACCAAAAAAATCCATAATGCACTTCAGGGAAATCAGGAAAACGTTACTGAGGAGATGTGGGAATACCATCTGGAGGTAAACAGGAAAAACGCAGAGAACCTGAACCTTGATGCTGACGCTGTCCTGATCCACGACCCGCAGCCTTCCGCCCTGATCGAGTTCAGGAAATCAGGCCGATGGATATGGAGATGCCATATAGATGTATCCAATCCGCAGAAGGATGTCTGCGATTACCTTGCCCGGTATTGCGAAAAATATGAATCGGCCATCTTTTCCGTCGCAAAGTTTGCCCGGGCACTCCCCATTGACGAATTTATCGTTTCTCCTTCGATAGACCCCATAAGCGACAAGAACAGGGAACTGACGGACAATGAGATAAATGAAACGCTGAAGAAATTTACGATTCCGTCGGACAGGCCGATAATACTCCAGGTATCGAGATTCGACCGTTTCAAGGACCCTACCGGCGTGATAAAGGCATACAGAATTATCAAGAAATACAATGACTGCATACTTATCCTGGCAGGGAGTCCTGCCACGGATGATCCTGAAGGGGAGGCAGTCCTCGCCGAGGTCCGGGAGTATGCGGCGAATGACCCTGATATCTTTATTCTGCTGCTTCCGCCTTTCAGTGACAAGGACATCAATGCGCTGCAGAGAAAAGCGACTGTCGTGATCCAGAAGTCCCTCAAGGAGGGATTCGGTCTGACAGTCTCAGAGGCCATGTGGAAGGGAAAACCGGTTATCGGAGGCGCTGTCGGAGGCATACCCCTTCAGATTGTGCATGGGGTTACCGGCTTCCTCGTGCATTCTGTTGAAGGCGCTGCGTTCAGGATCCGGCAGCTTATGAATAATCCCGAGATGGCCAGAAGGATGGGGGAAAAGGGGAAAGAGTATGTAAGAAATAATTTCCTCATTACCAGGCAGATCAGGGAGTACCTGTCCCTGTGGTATTACCTCGAGCATAAAGGGGAGAGTGTAATCGAACTGTAA